From Halotia branconii CENA392, the proteins below share one genomic window:
- a CDS encoding BCD family MFS transporter, translated as MASGDVFEPQTKSLSVPRVNLPTMFRLGLFQMGLSMMSILTLGVLNRVMIQEIAIPATLVALVLALPLFVAPSRIWFGQISDAKPLWGYHRTAYVWVGAAIFAIAAFLAVQVMWQLNLAASSTNGWVWTTQTIGWIAVLGLMFAVYGLAICASGTAFAALLVDISEEDNRSQVVGVVWSMLMVGIIIGAIISSSLLKQLTPEATVETLQAAVNKLFIIVPAIVFGLAIAATFGVEKKYSHYSSRSTLVNREDSITLGNAWKILTASPQTGLFFTFLVVMTLCLFIQDPVLEPYAGQVFGMPLAESTKLNVFYGIGLLIAYGVTGFLIVPRLGKRRTTRLGCMLVAFCALLLGISGFTANAAFLKLSLVLFGLATGFLTTGAISLMLDLTAAEAAGTFIGAWGLAQSISRGIAVVIGGTVLDIGRRVLPNLELAYGLVFALEAVGMVVSIWFLNRVNVTEFQTNTKQAIASVLESDLD; from the coding sequence ATGGCAAGCGGTGATGTATTTGAACCCCAAACAAAATCCCTATCTGTGCCAAGAGTAAACCTGCCGACTATGTTTCGGCTGGGTTTGTTTCAAATGGGGTTGAGCATGATGTCCATTTTGACTCTGGGGGTACTCAACAGAGTCATGATTCAAGAAATAGCAATTCCAGCGACACTGGTAGCATTAGTGCTAGCACTGCCTTTGTTTGTTGCACCTTCTCGGATTTGGTTTGGTCAAATTTCCGATGCCAAGCCATTGTGGGGATACCACCGCACGGCTTATGTGTGGGTGGGTGCGGCTATATTTGCGATCGCTGCATTTTTAGCTGTACAAGTAATGTGGCAGTTAAATTTAGCCGCCAGTAGTACAAACGGCTGGGTATGGACAACCCAAACTATTGGTTGGATAGCTGTTCTAGGTCTGATGTTTGCTGTATATGGTCTGGCAATTTGTGCTAGTGGTACAGCTTTTGCGGCGTTGTTGGTGGATATATCTGAAGAAGATAACCGTTCTCAAGTAGTTGGTGTTGTTTGGTCAATGCTGATGGTGGGGATTATTATTGGAGCGATTATCAGTTCTAGCTTGCTCAAGCAATTAACTCCAGAAGCAACTGTAGAAACCTTACAGGCAGCCGTCAATAAGCTATTTATAATTGTGCCAGCAATTGTATTTGGATTGGCGATCGCAGCAACTTTTGGCGTAGAAAAAAAGTATTCTCACTATTCTAGTCGTTCTACACTGGTAAACCGGGAAGACAGCATCACTCTAGGTAATGCTTGGAAAATCTTGACAGCGAGTCCGCAAACTGGATTGTTTTTTACCTTTTTAGTGGTAATGACACTCTGCTTGTTTATACAAGACCCGGTTTTAGAACCTTATGCAGGTCAGGTGTTTGGTATGCCTTTGGCGGAAAGTACCAAACTAAATGTTTTTTATGGCATAGGTCTACTTATTGCCTACGGTGTTACTGGCTTTTTGATTGTGCCGCGTTTGGGCAAGCGTAGAACTACACGCTTAGGCTGTATGTTAGTTGCATTCTGTGCATTATTACTCGGTATATCAGGATTCACAGCTAATGCAGCTTTCCTCAAACTGAGTTTAGTTTTGTTTGGTTTAGCTACAGGTTTTTTAACGACTGGAGCAATTAGCTTGATGCTAGATCTCACCGCCGCAGAAGCCGCAGGTACATTTATCGGCGCGTGGGGATTAGCACAGTCGATTTCTAGAGGTATCGCAGTAGTTATAGGCGGTACAGTCCTAGATATCGGGCGCAGAGTGTTACCTAACTTAGAATTAGCTTATGGATTGGTATTTGCCTTAGAAGCTGTGGGGATGGTGGTATCGATTTGGTTCCTCAACCGAGTGAATGTCACCGAATTTCAAACAAATACCAAACAGGCGATCGCTTCGGTTTTAGAAAGCGATTTGGATTAG
- a CDS encoding NAD(P)H-quinone oxidoreductase subunit H: MTRLETRTEPMVLNMGPHHPSMHGVLRLIVTLDGEDVVDCEPVIGYLHRGMEKIAENRTNVMYVPYVSRWDYAAGMFNEAVTVNAPEKLAGVAVPKRASYIRVIMLELNRIANHLLWFGPFLADVGAQTPFFYQFREREMIYDLWEAATGYRMVNNNYFRVGGVAADLPYGWVDKCLDFCDYLLPKIDEYERLVTNNPIFRRRIEGIGTITREQAINWGLSGPMLRASGVKWDLRKVDHYECYDDFDWDVHWETAGDCFARYVVRMREMRESVKIIRQAIKGLPGGPYENLEAKRLAAGKKSEWDGFDYQYIGKKVSPTFKMPKGEIYSRIESGKGELGIYLVGDDNVFPWRWKIRPADFNNLQIIPELLRGMKVADIVVILGSVDVIMGSVDR, from the coding sequence ATGACCAGACTAGAAACCCGCACTGAGCCAATGGTGCTAAATATGGGGCCACACCATCCCTCAATGCACGGGGTTCTGCGGCTAATTGTCACCTTGGATGGCGAGGATGTCGTTGACTGTGAACCAGTTATCGGCTATCTCCATCGGGGAATGGAAAAAATTGCCGAGAATCGTACTAATGTTATGTATGTTCCCTACGTTAGTCGCTGGGACTATGCAGCGGGAATGTTTAACGAAGCCGTTACTGTCAACGCCCCAGAAAAGTTAGCAGGTGTTGCTGTTCCTAAACGTGCCAGCTACATCCGCGTGATTATGCTGGAATTAAATCGAATCGCGAATCACTTACTGTGGTTTGGCCCATTCCTGGCTGACGTGGGCGCTCAAACTCCCTTTTTCTACCAGTTCCGGGAACGGGAGATGATTTACGATTTATGGGAAGCCGCCACAGGCTACCGGATGGTAAATAACAACTATTTCCGCGTTGGTGGTGTAGCTGCTGATTTACCTTATGGTTGGGTAGATAAGTGTTTAGATTTTTGTGATTACTTATTGCCTAAAATTGATGAATACGAACGCTTAGTTACTAATAACCCAATTTTCCGGCGGCGTATTGAAGGAATTGGCACTATTACCCGCGAACAAGCGATTAACTGGGGCTTGTCTGGGCCAATGTTACGCGCTTCTGGGGTGAAATGGGATCTACGGAAAGTAGACCATTATGAATGCTACGACGACTTTGACTGGGACGTGCATTGGGAAACCGCCGGTGATTGTTTTGCCCGTTATGTGGTGCGGATGCGGGAAATGCGCGAATCTGTCAAGATTATTCGCCAAGCTATCAAAGGACTGCCTGGAGGCCCTTACGAAAACCTAGAAGCCAAGCGTCTAGCTGCTGGGAAAAAATCAGAGTGGGATGGATTTGATTATCAATACATTGGTAAGAAAGTTTCTCCTACCTTTAAGATGCCCAAAGGTGAAATCTACTCTCGTATTGAAAGCGGTAAAGGTGAACTAGGAATTTATCTAGTTGGTGATGATAACGTCTTTCCTTGGCGGTGGAAAATTCGCCCGGCGGATTTTAACAACCTCCAGATTATCCCTGAGTTACTGCGAGGGATGAAGGTTGCAGATATTGTAGTGATTCTTGGCAGTGTTGATGTGATTATGGGATCTGTGGATAGGTAG
- a CDS encoding Get3/ArsA fold putative tail anchor-mediating ATPase NosAFP, whose product MALILTFLGKGGIARTKIAIAAAKRLASQGKRVLLAGLAEPVLPILLDQTLAPDPQEIAPNLQVVQFQASVLLERNWEQVKKLEAQYLRTPIFKEVYGQELVVLPGMDNALALNAIREYDASGKYDAIVYDGTGDASSLRMLGLPESLSWYVRRFRQLFINSDLGKTIAESPLIQPLISSFFNVNWTADNFAQPTNQVNNFLDQGRTALADPNRIAAFLVTTADPIDLASTRYLWGSAQQIGLTVGGVILVSSETNLNLSEEFTPLNVSVVPDADKSDWQPLIDALPNFVELARQAPKPIEVDVHNRQVRLFLPGFDKKQVKLTQYGPEVTVEAGDQRRNIFLPPALSGRPVAGAKFQNSYLIISF is encoded by the coding sequence ATGGCCCTGATATTGACATTTTTGGGCAAAGGCGGCATAGCTCGTACCAAAATTGCGATCGCCGCCGCCAAGCGACTAGCAAGCCAAGGCAAGCGCGTCCTTCTAGCAGGACTGGCAGAACCAGTGTTACCGATCCTGCTCGATCAAACCCTTGCCCCTGACCCCCAGGAAATTGCTCCTAACTTACAAGTTGTGCAGTTCCAGGCATCTGTACTGTTAGAGCGCAACTGGGAACAAGTCAAAAAACTCGAAGCGCAATACCTCCGCACGCCCATTTTTAAGGAGGTTTATGGTCAAGAACTGGTAGTTTTACCGGGGATGGACAACGCCCTAGCCCTGAACGCCATTCGTGAATATGATGCCAGCGGCAAATATGATGCGATCGTTTATGATGGCACGGGTGATGCCTCTAGTTTACGGATGTTAGGCCTACCAGAATCTCTCAGTTGGTATGTTCGGCGATTTCGGCAATTGTTTATTAACTCTGACTTGGGTAAAACTATTGCCGAATCGCCTTTGATTCAGCCGCTGATTAGCAGTTTTTTCAATGTCAATTGGACAGCAGATAACTTTGCTCAACCGACTAACCAAGTCAACAATTTCTTAGATCAAGGAAGAACTGCTCTTGCCGATCCCAATCGGATTGCTGCCTTCTTAGTTACTACAGCAGACCCGATTGATTTGGCAAGTACCCGTTATTTGTGGGGCAGCGCTCAGCAAATTGGTTTAACTGTTGGTGGTGTAATCCTTGTTTCTTCGGAAACAAACCTCAATTTATCAGAGGAATTTACACCTCTAAACGTCAGCGTTGTTCCCGATGCTGACAAAAGTGACTGGCAACCGCTAATCGATGCTCTACCTAACTTTGTAGAGCTTGCTCGACAAGCTCCTAAACCGATTGAAGTCGATGTCCACAACCGTCAGGTACGCTTATTCTTGCCTGGATTTGACAAAAAGCAAGTCAAACTTACCCAGTATGGGCCAGAAGTCACTGTGGAAGCAGGAGACCAGCGGCGGAATATCTTCCTACCCCCGGCTTTGAGTGGTAGACCTGTTGCTGGTGCGAAGTTCCAGAATAGTTATTTGATAATTTCGTTTTAA
- the rsmH gene encoding 16S rRNA (cytosine(1402)-N(4))-methyltransferase RsmH — MNRQLAIEEPTFSHLPVLPQEVIAGLAVSPGGHYLDTTVGGGGHSRLILAVAPDVQVTAIDQDEDALAAAKKELAEFGDRVQFIYSNFAEYQFPPNTFDGILADLGVSSYHLDQAERGFSFRQTANLDMRMDRGRSLTAADVINNWDEAELADIFFKYGEERLSRRIARRIVERRPLHTTTELAEVIASSVPPKYRYGRIHPATRVFQALRIVVNDELKSLETFLDQAPNALIAGGRIAIISFHSLEDRPVKHGLRNSPLLKVLTKKPIIAQEEEISKNPRSRSAKLRIAERKQDNVLSNFDIPSNLTFK; from the coding sequence ATGAATCGTCAGCTAGCTATTGAAGAACCGACATTTTCTCATCTACCAGTGTTACCGCAGGAAGTTATTGCAGGTCTTGCGGTATCTCCAGGAGGTCATTATTTGGATACGACTGTAGGTGGTGGAGGTCACAGTCGTTTGATTTTAGCAGTTGCACCAGATGTACAAGTGACGGCGATTGACCAAGATGAGGATGCTTTAGCAGCAGCGAAGAAAGAATTAGCTGAGTTTGGCGATCGCGTACAATTTATCTATAGCAATTTTGCTGAGTATCAGTTTCCTCCTAACACTTTCGATGGTATTTTAGCTGATTTGGGGGTAAGTTCTTACCATTTAGACCAAGCAGAACGGGGTTTTAGCTTTCGCCAAACTGCAAATTTAGATATGCGAATGGATCGGGGGCGATCGCTAACTGCCGCTGATGTGATTAATAATTGGGATGAAGCAGAATTAGCTGATATTTTCTTTAAATATGGTGAGGAGAGATTATCACGGCGGATTGCTAGACGGATTGTCGAACGACGACCGTTGCACACGACTACAGAATTGGCTGAGGTGATTGCTTCTTCAGTTCCCCCAAAATACCGCTATGGCAGGATTCACCCCGCTACCCGTGTTTTTCAAGCTTTGCGAATTGTCGTTAACGACGAGTTAAAATCTCTAGAAACCTTTTTAGATCAAGCACCAAACGCTCTTATTGCTGGTGGTCGAATTGCGATTATCAGTTTTCATAGTCTAGAAGACCGACCAGTGAAGCATGGTTTAAGAAATTCACCTTTATTAAAAGTATTGACAAAAAAACCAATTATTGCTCAAGAAGAGGAAATTAGTAAGAATCCGCGATCGCGCTCTGCCAAACTCAGAATAGCAGAGAGAAAGCAAGACAATGTATTATCGAACTTTGATATACCTTCAAATTTGACATTTAAATGA
- a CDS encoding glycosyltransferase, with product MLIDTVGENLDISKNSGKQARHVFVFLEIFTHEGGIQSYVKDIFRSYLGLNTGYQADVFLLRDTFKCSNPFESDNLKFHYFQNQSPQIGRVKMGVTLLKYLLQKRPKHVFCGHINLAVLIQNLCQPLGIPYTVLTYGKEVWEPLKNQEHRALASAAGIWTISRYSRDRACATNGLDPNKIKMLPCAIDGEQFTPGSKQLELVEKYGLTGNKVLMTVARLWSGDIYKGVDVTIRALPQIAQIFPEVKYLVIGRGDDQPRLAQLAEDLGVSDRVVFAGFVPTEALMAHYHLADAYIMPSQEGFGIVYLEAMACGLPVLSGDDDGSADPLQDGKLGWRVPHRNPEAVAAACIEILKGADQRCDGQWLREQAIALFGQDAFQQRLQELLSS from the coding sequence ATGCTAATTGATACAGTGGGAGAAAACCTAGATATAAGCAAAAATTCTGGCAAACAAGCTCGTCATGTCTTCGTTTTTTTAGAGATTTTTACGCACGAAGGCGGGATTCAATCCTATGTAAAAGATATTTTTCGTAGTTATTTGGGATTGAATACAGGCTATCAAGCAGATGTATTTTTGCTACGCGATACTTTTAAATGCTCAAATCCTTTTGAGTCCGATAATTTAAAATTCCATTACTTTCAAAATCAATCCCCTCAAATAGGTAGAGTCAAAATGGGGGTAACTCTGCTGAAATATCTGTTACAAAAACGCCCCAAACATGTTTTTTGTGGTCATATTAACTTAGCAGTACTGATCCAAAACCTTTGCCAACCGTTGGGTATTCCCTACACAGTTCTAACTTATGGTAAAGAAGTTTGGGAACCACTTAAAAATCAAGAACACCGCGCTCTCGCTTCAGCAGCCGGAATTTGGACAATTAGTCGCTATAGCCGCGATCGCGCCTGTGCTACTAACGGTTTAGATCCCAATAAAATCAAAATGCTTCCTTGTGCGATTGATGGTGAACAATTTACTCCTGGTTCTAAGCAGCTAGAATTAGTTGAAAAGTATGGTTTAACAGGAAATAAAGTCTTAATGACTGTAGCGCGGCTATGGTCAGGAGATATTTACAAAGGCGTAGATGTGACAATTCGCGCTTTACCACAAATCGCTCAAATTTTCCCAGAAGTGAAATATTTGGTAATTGGTCGTGGTGATGACCAACCAAGATTAGCTCAGTTAGCAGAAGATTTAGGTGTGAGCGATCGCGTAGTGTTTGCGGGTTTTGTGCCTACAGAAGCATTAATGGCACATTACCACCTCGCTGATGCTTATATTATGCCTTCTCAAGAAGGCTTTGGCATTGTTTATTTAGAGGCGATGGCTTGTGGTTTGCCGGTGTTATCTGGTGACGACGATGGATCAGCCGACCCCTTGCAGGATGGTAAACTAGGATGGCGAGTACCCCATCGTAATCCAGAGGCGGTAGCAGCAGCTTGTATAGAAATTCTTAAAGGAGCTGATCAACGTTGTGATGGACAATGGTTGAGAGAGCAAGCGATCGCTCTTTTCGGTCAAGATGCCTTCCAACAGCGATTGCAAGAATTACTGTCATCTTGA
- a CDS encoding DEAD/DEAH box helicase family protein — MEQILNEYCKQINPGLLLLSRPTGSGKTYTVLNFIYSNYEEFAAQNIKILFITNLKKKLPIDELKERFIADGKEDEFEKYVLFIDSNTDTVLKNLLTIDDEIPDQFKTEIYKKLKSHIEILQNRQLPKEVKDSWETEIRKIIEPKFRREHLSF, encoded by the coding sequence ATGGAACAAATATTAAACGAATACTGTAAACAAATTAATCCTGGGCTGCTTCTCCTCAGTAGGCCGACTGGTTCTGGTAAAACATATACTGTCCTCAATTTTATCTATTCTAATTACGAGGAATTTGCTGCTCAAAATATAAAAATATTATTTATTACAAACCTCAAGAAAAAGTTGCCAATTGACGAATTAAAAGAGCGTTTTATTGCTGACGGGAAGGAAGATGAATTTGAAAAATATGTTCTTTTTATTGACTCTAATACAGATACTGTTCTTAAAAATCTACTGACTATTGATGATGAAATTCCTGATCAATTCAAGACAGAAATTTATAAAAAATTAAAATCTCATATAGAAATACTCCAAAATCGTCAACTTCCCAAAGAAGTTAAAGATAGCTGGGAAACAGAAATTCGCAAAATTATTGAGCCTAAATTCCGAAGGGAGCATCTCAGTTTTTGA
- a CDS encoding MDR/zinc-dependent alcohol dehydrogenase-like family protein has product MKGLWLENNQLQLRTDIPHPEPTLGEALVRVLRAGICNTDLELKRGYYPYTGILGHEFVGVVEQGPEHLLNQRVVGEINVACGYCRFCRSGQPTHCENRTVLGIVNHHGAFADYLCLPVTNLHPVPDNVPTEVATFTEPLAAALEIQQQVALGANDQVLVVGDGKLGQLVAQTIALTGCKLLVVGRHQDKLANLAARGIKTGLAKDVTDKAFDISVECTGNPEGFAIARRALRPRGTLVLKSTYAGNLSLDASSLVVDEITLIGSRCGPFEKALELLATQKVDVKPLIHACYPLTDGIAAFDLAQRRGVLKVLLEMS; this is encoded by the coding sequence ATGAAAGGACTCTGGCTAGAAAACAATCAATTGCAACTACGCACAGATATTCCTCATCCTGAACCGACACTAGGAGAAGCCCTAGTGCGTGTATTGCGTGCGGGTATCTGTAATACTGATTTAGAACTGAAAAGAGGTTACTATCCTTACACTGGTATTTTAGGACATGAATTTGTTGGCGTTGTCGAGCAAGGGCCTGAACATCTACTTAACCAGCGGGTAGTGGGAGAAATTAACGTCGCTTGTGGTTATTGTCGTTTTTGTCGTAGTGGACAGCCAACTCACTGCGAAAACCGTACAGTTTTGGGTATTGTCAACCACCACGGAGCCTTTGCTGATTATCTCTGCTTACCAGTTACCAATTTACATCCTGTACCTGATAATGTTCCAACAGAGGTAGCAACATTTACTGAACCATTAGCAGCAGCACTAGAAATTCAGCAGCAGGTAGCCTTAGGTGCTAATGACCAAGTGCTAGTAGTTGGAGATGGCAAACTAGGACAACTAGTAGCCCAGACAATAGCTTTAACTGGTTGTAAACTTTTGGTAGTAGGTCGTCATCAAGATAAATTAGCTAATTTAGCAGCAAGAGGCATTAAAACAGGTTTAGCCAAGGATGTTACAGACAAAGCCTTTGATATCTCAGTAGAGTGTACTGGCAACCCAGAAGGATTTGCGATCGCTCGTCGTGCTTTGCGCCCCCGTGGTACGCTAGTGCTGAAAAGCACTTATGCAGGCAATCTCAGCTTGGATGCTTCTTCTTTAGTCGTAGACGAGATTACTTTGATTGGCTCTCGCTGTGGCCCCTTTGAGAAAGCACTTGAATTGTTAGCTACACAAAAAGTAGACGTAAAACCCTTAATTCACGCCTGCTACCCCCTAACTGATGGCATAGCAGCTTTTGACTTAGCTCAACGTCGGGGTGTTTTAAAAGTCTTATTGGAGATGAGTTAA
- the chlG gene encoding chlorophyll synthase ChlG, giving the protein MSESSPITPNSDPGEAIDSVAINPSSKTASDRSAKTRQLLGMKGASPGETSIWKIRLQLMKPITWIPLIWGVVCGAASSGNYTWTLENVLKAAACMLLSGPLLAGYTQTLNDFYDREIDAINEPYRPIPSGAISVPQVITQILVLFISGIALAFVLDVWAGHEFPNVTVLAIFGSFIAYIYSAPPLKLKQNGWLGNYALGASYIALPWWAGHALFGDLNWKIVVLTLIYSLAGLGIAIVNDFKSVEGDRQLGLQSLPVMFGVNTAAWICVLMIDLFQGFIAAYLVTIHENLYAAVLALLIIPQITFQDMYFLRDPLENDVKYQASAQPFLVLGMLVAGLALGHAGV; this is encoded by the coding sequence ATGTCTGAATCATCTCCCATTACCCCAAATTCTGACCCAGGTGAGGCAATAGACTCAGTAGCAATTAATCCTAGCTCAAAAACAGCTAGCGATCGCAGCGCCAAAACTAGGCAACTACTAGGGATGAAAGGCGCATCACCAGGAGAAACATCAATTTGGAAAATCCGGTTGCAGCTGATGAAGCCTATTACCTGGATTCCCTTAATTTGGGGCGTAGTCTGTGGTGCAGCTTCTTCTGGTAACTATACTTGGACACTAGAAAATGTCTTGAAAGCAGCAGCTTGTATGTTGTTGTCTGGACCTTTACTGGCAGGGTACACCCAAACCTTAAATGATTTCTATGATCGCGAAATCGATGCCATTAATGAACCCTATCGCCCTATTCCCTCCGGTGCAATTTCTGTACCCCAGGTAATTACACAGATTTTAGTATTATTTATATCGGGTATTGCCTTAGCATTTGTTCTGGACGTATGGGCTGGTCATGAATTTCCCAACGTTACAGTTCTGGCCATATTTGGTTCTTTCATCGCCTACATCTACTCTGCGCCTCCTTTGAAACTAAAGCAAAACGGCTGGCTAGGTAATTACGCCCTAGGGGCTAGCTACATCGCTTTGCCTTGGTGGGCAGGTCATGCTCTGTTTGGCGACCTCAATTGGAAAATTGTTGTCCTCACCCTAATTTACAGTTTGGCAGGATTAGGAATTGCCATTGTCAACGATTTTAAGAGTGTAGAAGGCGATCGCCAGCTAGGATTACAATCGTTACCTGTAATGTTTGGTGTCAATACTGCCGCCTGGATTTGTGTACTGATGATTGATTTATTTCAAGGATTTATCGCTGCATATCTCGTCACTATCCACGAGAACTTGTATGCAGCGGTTTTGGCACTGTTAATCATCCCGCAAATTACCTTCCAGGATATGTATTTTCTGCGTGACCCCCTAGAAAATGATGTTAAATACCAAGCCAGCGCCCAACCATTTCTGGTCTTAGGAATGCTTGTAGCTGGTTTAGCACTAGGTCATGCTGGCGTTTAA
- a CDS encoding ATP-binding protein encodes MLSMVKRDHLTVKSDLKLLNKVQQWFDQFCLQHVSQLGWSEGQLYRLNLALAEGFTNAVRHAHRALPPETTIEIQVSLWINKLEMRIWDHGKPFDPNAIAEPEPGTLQVGGYGWFLLRRLADHVVYERSTDGRNCLLIVKYANEGQGHGA; translated from the coding sequence ATGCTTAGCATGGTGAAGCGAGACCATCTGACAGTTAAGAGCGACCTTAAGCTCTTAAATAAAGTGCAACAATGGTTTGATCAATTTTGTCTGCAACATGTGTCTCAACTGGGCTGGTCAGAAGGCCAACTTTATCGCCTCAATTTAGCATTAGCAGAGGGCTTTACTAACGCAGTTCGTCATGCTCATCGTGCTTTACCACCCGAAACAACCATAGAGATTCAAGTGAGTCTGTGGATTAACAAACTAGAAATGAGAATTTGGGATCATGGAAAACCTTTTGACCCCAATGCGATCGCAGAACCAGAACCAGGTACTCTACAAGTAGGAGGTTACGGATGGTTTTTGTTGCGGCGTTTGGCTGACCATGTTGTTTACGAACGCAGTACAGATGGTAGAAATTGTCTTTTGATCGTCAAATATGCCAATGAAGGTCAAGGGCATGGAGCATAG
- a CDS encoding HigA family addiction module antitoxin produces MITKRKPRHPGGLIKRQYLEPLNITITDFADIIGVSRKTVSEIVNERASITPDMALRLSVALQTTPELWLNLQQKYDLWSATNESESWKYITPINLRAC; encoded by the coding sequence ATGATTACTAAAAGAAAACCCAGACATCCCGGTGGTTTAATCAAGCGTCAGTATCTTGAACCTCTTAACATCACAATTACAGATTTTGCGGATATTATTGGTGTATCTCGTAAAACCGTGTCTGAGATAGTTAACGAACGTGCAAGCATTACTCCTGATATGGCACTTCGTTTATCTGTTGCCCTGCAAACCACTCCTGAACTTTGGCTTAACCTCCAACAGAAGTATGATCTTTGGTCTGCTACTAATGAATCAGAATCTTGGAAATATATAACTCCTATAAATTTACGGGCTTGCTAA
- a CDS encoding clan AA aspartic protease, whose amino-acid sequence MIHGTVIGLQARMSIIILPPERLGVEIECVIDTGFEGFLTLPPSVIANLGLPYLININANLANNSSVETDVYLATAVWNGVERNIAALAMGRRPLIGTALLEDYHLSIDFCEGGTALVDEIL is encoded by the coding sequence GTGATACACGGGACTGTAATTGGACTTCAGGCAAGAATGAGTATAATTATTCTTCCCCCAGAACGTTTAGGTGTAGAAATCGAATGTGTTATTGATACAGGGTTTGAAGGGTTCTTAACCTTGCCGCCTTCTGTCATTGCTAATCTTGGCTTGCCCTACCTCATCAACATCAATGCAAACCTCGCTAATAATTCCAGCGTGGAAACCGATGTTTATTTGGCAACAGCTGTATGGAATGGTGTGGAGCGTAATATTGCAGCACTAGCAATGGGTCGTCGTCCACTTATTGGAACTGCGTTGCTTGAAGATTATCACCTAAGTATAGATTTTTGTGAGGGTGGTACGGCTCTGGTAGATGAAATTCTATAA
- a CDS encoding inositol monophosphatase family protein produces MNDFWTTILDFAQTTTTRVGKQLMQDFGKVQASQKADGSLVTQADKWADQEIRDAIATSFSGYGILSEESDQVFPGTEWCWVIDPLDGTTNFTRGIPIWSISLGLLYQGTPIFGYVHLPPLNQTFHGFWPGSSNLTTPFGAFLNHHPIHSSTDTASKNHFFNVCSRSTAIIQPSFPCKIRMLGVASYNFLTVATGATLGGIEATPKVWDLAGAWVIVQAVGGVWSSLKSEPFPLLSGKDYSDRSFPTLVVSRPELVSVFTPFLKDLNI; encoded by the coding sequence ATGAATGATTTTTGGACAACAATTCTTGATTTTGCTCAAACTACCACTACTAGAGTGGGCAAACAGCTCATGCAGGATTTTGGAAAGGTACAGGCTTCGCAAAAAGCTGACGGTAGTTTGGTGACGCAGGCAGATAAATGGGCAGATCAGGAAATTCGGGATGCGATCGCTACTAGTTTTTCTGGTTATGGAATTTTGAGTGAAGAAAGCGATCAAGTTTTTCCGGGTACAGAGTGGTGTTGGGTAATTGACCCCTTGGATGGTACAACCAACTTTACTAGAGGCATTCCAATTTGGTCAATTTCTTTGGGCTTACTGTATCAAGGTACACCCATTTTTGGTTATGTTCATCTCCCACCCCTAAATCAAACTTTTCACGGTTTTTGGCCAGGTTCATCTAATTTAACAACGCCATTTGGGGCATTTCTCAATCACCATCCCATCCACAGCAGTACTGATACCGCCAGTAAAAATCACTTTTTCAATGTCTGCTCTCGGAGTACTGCAATTATTCAACCAAGCTTTCCTTGTAAAATTCGGATGCTGGGCGTTGCTAGTTATAATTTTTTAACGGTTGCAACCGGAGCAACACTAGGTGGTATTGAGGCGACACCCAAAGTTTGGGACTTAGCAGGGGCTTGGGTGATTGTTCAGGCAGTCGGTGGGGTCTGGTCATCACTCAAATCGGAACCATTTCCTTTATTATCAGGAAAAGATTACAGCGATCGCTCCTTTCCCACTTTAGTCGTTAGTCGTCCGGAATTGGTTTCAGTATTTACACCGTTTCTCAAAGATTTAAATATTTAA
- the petP gene encoding cytochrome b6f subunit PetP, which produces MEIGQKVKVVRLRDRVSAPIVKKLGQVGIIQGYKVIDGSSVGVVVLFDDNSSTWFFEDEIKLVS; this is translated from the coding sequence ATGGAAATCGGACAAAAGGTTAAGGTGGTTCGTCTGCGCGATCGCGTTTCTGCTCCTATTGTGAAAAAATTAGGACAAGTAGGCATCATTCAAGGTTATAAAGTCATCGATGGTAGCAGCGTTGGTGTAGTAGTGTTATTTGACGATAATTCTTCGACTTGGTTTTTTGAAGATGAAATCAAACTCGTCTCATAG